A stretch of the Bradyrhizobium arachidis genome encodes the following:
- a CDS encoding DUF2336 domain-containing protein, translating into MHLSQTSSQAQGLTNVNAALSLPLELEDAIASSDVRRRATMLRRMADLFVGSGDLTPQQTSLFDEVMSRLLGEVESSARVQLSEYLAECPREARKTIRSLALDDVIEVARPILTGSEQLEQRTLEEAAATKSQAHLLAISGRKTIPEPVTEILIDRGDRDVVLCVAANPGARFSAFGFASLVLRSSGDEELAVAVWIRSDVPRRQLLKLFSDASLIVKDRLCKEDPTKGKGIEKAIAQALDRLQARTRQLSPEFVSGSARVSLLEEAGRLDEDALYEFASSKQFSETVLALASMCDVPAGVVERALVDDRSEQILVLAKASGLNWDTTKALLVLKSSPRETRDDLERLFETFLRLKPQTARKAVRFYRLRERALAQN; encoded by the coding sequence ATGCATCTGAGTCAAACGAGTAGTCAGGCGCAAGGCCTGACGAACGTGAATGCTGCTCTCTCTCTGCCGCTCGAGCTGGAGGACGCCATCGCGAGCAGCGACGTTCGTCGTCGGGCGACCATGCTAAGGCGGATGGCCGATCTTTTTGTTGGATCGGGAGATTTAACCCCGCAACAGACGTCTTTATTTGACGAAGTCATGAGCCGGCTGCTCGGGGAGGTCGAATCGTCCGCCCGGGTGCAGCTTTCCGAATATCTGGCCGAATGCCCGCGCGAAGCTCGCAAGACGATCAGAAGCCTGGCCCTGGACGACGTCATCGAAGTAGCCCGACCGATATTGACGGGTTCAGAACAGCTGGAACAGCGGACCTTGGAGGAGGCGGCGGCAACGAAGAGTCAGGCGCATCTGTTGGCGATCTCAGGTCGGAAGACGATACCCGAACCGGTGACCGAGATTTTGATAGACCGTGGGGACCGGGATGTCGTGCTCTGTGTCGCGGCGAATCCCGGGGCTCGCTTTTCGGCATTCGGATTTGCCTCCCTCGTGCTGCGTTCCTCCGGGGACGAAGAACTGGCCGTGGCGGTCTGGATCAGAAGTGACGTTCCTCGGCGACAACTATTGAAGCTCTTCTCCGATGCCTCTTTGATTGTGAAGGACAGGCTCTGCAAGGAGGATCCGACGAAAGGGAAGGGGATCGAAAAGGCGATCGCTCAGGCGCTGGACCGACTTCAGGCCCGAACACGGCAACTCTCCCCTGAATTTGTGTCAGGCTCGGCGCGCGTGAGCTTACTCGAAGAGGCAGGCAGGCTGGACGAAGACGCTTTGTACGAGTTTGCGAGCTCGAAGCAGTTTTCTGAAACGGTGCTCGCTCTGGCTTCGATGTGCGATGTTCCGGCAGGCGTTGTCGAAAGAGCCTTGGTCGACGACCGATCGGAACAGATACTCGTCCTGGCGAAGGCTTCGGGATTGAATTGGGATACTACAAAGGCGCTTTTGGTCCTTAAGAGCTCTCCTCGTGAAACAAGAGACGACCTGGAGAGACTGTTCGAAACATTTTTGCGGCTCAAACCCCAAACCGCGCGCAAGGCCGTTCGATTCTACAGACTTCGCGAGCGTGCCCTTGCTCAAAATTGA
- a CDS encoding LuxR C-terminal-related transcriptional regulator, whose amino-acid sequence MTVCSDPETVQQSWEHRRARDRAGDQVDYEIARQLNGPLIALLLYMNEIKRHSRQMSPVVGDPAYLQQVVENALHQTERIWAIVKQAATRGASAPEIGPEDDGAGADKEGDRGADIMAPSGSSQMFLTKREREVLSLVSNGYSNKQGARQLSISPRTFESHRAGLIRKLGARNTADLVRLALLHHAV is encoded by the coding sequence ATGACAGTCTGCAGCGATCCCGAAACAGTTCAGCAATCCTGGGAGCATAGGCGGGCTAGAGATCGGGCTGGAGATCAAGTCGACTATGAGATCGCGCGTCAGCTCAACGGACCCTTGATTGCGCTGCTGCTTTACATGAACGAAATCAAACGACACAGCCGACAAATGTCTCCGGTTGTGGGGGATCCGGCTTATCTTCAACAGGTCGTTGAAAACGCTCTTCACCAGACCGAGCGGATCTGGGCGATAGTCAAGCAGGCCGCCACACGCGGTGCATCGGCCCCAGAGATCGGGCCGGAGGACGATGGGGCTGGCGCCGACAAGGAGGGAGATCGCGGGGCAGACATCATGGCCCCTTCAGGCTCTAGCCAGATGTTTCTGACGAAGCGTGAACGCGAGGTTCTGAGCCTCGTCAGCAACGGCTACTCCAACAAGCAAGGTGCCCGACAGCTGAGTATCAGTCCAAGAACGTTCGAAAGTCATCGCGCCGGACTCATCCGAAAGCTCGGCGCGCGAAACACGGCAGATCTCGTCCGACTGGCGCTCTTGCATCACGCCGTCTAG
- a CDS encoding TetR/AcrR family transcriptional regulator translates to MANIDPIRRAEIGREKRARTRAQLLAAANALFARQAVESVTVDDVVREAGVAKGTFYVHFKDLPDLTAAVADELVKEIDDLLQPIRLTIDDPALRIAYGCSCFLDRALADPGWAGVAARMAAAATSVGTVARRRLLEDIKRNTKSLRQGGAVSAELALEVVVGIMLQMFAAIAEGRLSSRHREGAIAAILRAIGLDARQVKSVLARLPVQTDAARTGLPGKAATARRRTIGGAV, encoded by the coding sequence ATGGCCAACATCGATCCGATCCGTCGCGCGGAAATCGGCCGCGAGAAGCGGGCGAGGACCCGTGCTCAACTCCTGGCCGCCGCAAATGCTCTGTTCGCGCGACAGGCGGTTGAGTCGGTCACGGTCGACGACGTGGTGCGGGAAGCCGGGGTCGCTAAGGGGACGTTCTACGTTCACTTCAAGGATCTGCCTGACCTGACGGCTGCCGTAGCTGACGAACTGGTTAAGGAGATCGACGATCTGCTGCAACCGATCCGGCTCACCATCGATGATCCGGCGCTCCGCATTGCCTACGGCTGTAGTTGCTTCCTCGATCGGGCGCTCGCCGATCCTGGTTGGGCGGGCGTGGCGGCGCGGATGGCTGCAGCTGCTACGAGTGTCGGCACGGTCGCGCGTCGGCGTCTGCTCGAAGACATCAAGCGGAACACGAAGAGCCTGCGCCAGGGCGGCGCCGTAAGCGCCGAACTCGCTCTGGAGGTCGTGGTCGGCATCATGCTGCAAATGTTCGCCGCCATTGCCGAGGGGCGCTTGTCGTCGCGCCATCGCGAGGGCGCGATCGCAGCGATTCTCCGGGCGATCGGTCTCGACGCGCGCCAGGTAAAATCCGTGCTGGCGCGCCTGCCGGTGCAAACGGACGCCGCGCGAACCGGCTTGCCAGGGAAGGCCGCGACGGCGCGGCGGCGTACCATCGGTGGCGCCGTCTAG
- a CDS encoding fumarylacetoacetate hydrolase family protein: protein MAINLVRFEAGNGPRWGVMTGAEIAPLSDDYPTTAALIEQGEADWRAACSRGARIAIASVKILAPITTPCRLYCQGANYRQHMVESGMDPDAKLFNMFFTKADASICSSGERVTRPAHVKLLDYEIELALVFRRPISSAVTVTRETLPDYVFAITIANDLSARDVQLPQTQFFKGKSYRGFCPIGPWLTVLERDEFPRIDNLALELDVNGTPRQRDTTANLVFKPAETISELSTFANIVPGDVLLTGTPNGCALRVPPPPVRRLLQVLPERVLWKLFLNGQARRPQYLKPGDRITARIRSRDGAVDLGEHATEIVGS, encoded by the coding sequence GTGGCGATCAATCTGGTACGTTTCGAAGCAGGTAACGGCCCACGTTGGGGCGTGATGACTGGGGCGGAGATCGCTCCTCTATCGGACGACTATCCGACCACGGCAGCGCTGATCGAACAGGGCGAGGCCGATTGGCGTGCGGCCTGCAGCCGCGGCGCGCGCATCGCCATCGCTTCGGTGAAGATCCTGGCACCGATAACGACGCCGTGCCGGCTGTATTGCCAGGGCGCCAACTACCGCCAGCACATGGTCGAATCCGGAATGGATCCCGACGCCAAGCTGTTCAACATGTTCTTCACCAAAGCCGACGCCTCAATCTGCTCGAGCGGCGAGAGGGTGACACGTCCCGCACATGTGAAATTGCTGGACTACGAGATCGAGCTCGCGCTGGTATTCCGCCGGCCGATCTCGTCCGCAGTCACGGTAACGCGCGAGACGCTGCCCGACTACGTCTTCGCAATCACCATCGCCAACGATCTCAGCGCGCGCGACGTGCAGCTGCCGCAAACCCAGTTCTTCAAGGGCAAGAGTTACCGCGGCTTCTGCCCGATCGGCCCGTGGCTCACGGTGCTGGAACGCGACGAGTTTCCCCGTATTGACAACCTCGCGCTCGAGCTTGATGTCAACGGTACGCCCCGGCAGCGCGACACCACCGCCAACCTGGTGTTCAAGCCCGCCGAGACGATCTCAGAGCTGTCGACTTTCGCGAACATTGTTCCCGGCGACGTGCTCTTGACTGGCACGCCGAACGGCTGCGCGTTACGGGTGCCGCCGCCGCCAGTGCGCCGGCTGCTCCAGGTGCTACCGGAGCGCGTGCTGTGGAAGCTGTTCCTCAACGGACAGGCGCGTCGGCCACAGTATCTCAAGCCGGGCGATCGGATCACAGCACGGATCCGCAGCCGCGACGGCGCCGTCGATCTCGGCGAACATGCGACCGAGATCGTCGGCTCATGA
- a CDS encoding bifunctional 3-(3-hydroxy-phenyl)propionate/3-hydroxycinnamic acid hydroxylase, translated as MVANLLGIAGVQVAVLDANEGLLGLPRAIAYDAETLRLFSQIGLLNDITPGLIRNPRVRHLDARGRVLMQADPPAYGPYGHSSLGTFYQPEFERVLLRGLARFDNVTVLFGHTATNLVQSQDEAVLSIATRQGASTLRAKFVVGCDGGTSRVRDLLGVKLIGSTYSQRWLVVDAIVKGHTVNQISFYCDPSRPRVELPAIGDRVRWEFMQLPGETEEQLKNDGRVMALIADNTRYREVRIERKAVYTFHARVADRWRNKRGFLAGDAAHLMPPFAGQGMNGGMKDAVNLAWKLASVLKGLAAETILDSYELERAPVVRKMVEVSRRLGSVIMPTSRSTAALRDAVFVCLNMSRAFRNFIGRGGVVPPPAVGRSALTGAGGDALVGQMLPQPGVKTPDGSFPLDTFQACHQWLVLGIGVDPATMLSARDLGILDALDVSFVCVNGRSERPRTLELRCDDPTFDAWVKRHAVHAVLVRPDRFIADRLDPNGRDLPVLTPFARARGITAPPIAA; from the coding sequence ATGGTGGCGAACTTGCTCGGCATCGCCGGGGTGCAGGTCGCGGTGCTGGACGCCAATGAGGGGCTGCTCGGTCTGCCGCGGGCCATCGCCTACGATGCGGAAACGCTCCGCCTCTTCTCACAGATTGGGCTACTCAACGACATCACGCCCGGACTCATCCGGAACCCTCGTGTCCGCCACCTCGATGCGCGCGGCCGCGTGCTGATGCAGGCGGACCCTCCGGCTTACGGGCCGTACGGCCACTCCTCGCTGGGCACCTTCTACCAACCGGAATTTGAGCGAGTTCTGCTCAGGGGGTTGGCGCGCTTCGACAACGTCACGGTGCTGTTTGGGCACACCGCCACCAATCTGGTGCAGAGCCAGGACGAAGCCGTGCTGTCGATAGCAACTCGCCAGGGCGCGAGCACGTTGCGGGCGAAATTCGTCGTTGGGTGTGACGGCGGCACGAGTCGGGTCCGCGATTTGCTCGGCGTCAAGCTCATCGGCTCGACCTATTCCCAGCGCTGGTTGGTGGTTGATGCCATTGTCAAGGGCCACACGGTCAATCAGATCAGCTTCTACTGCGACCCGAGCCGTCCACGCGTGGAACTGCCGGCGATAGGCGATCGCGTGCGCTGGGAATTCATGCAGCTTCCGGGCGAGACCGAGGAGCAGTTGAAGAACGACGGGCGGGTCATGGCGTTGATCGCCGACAACACGCGCTATCGCGAGGTCCGGATCGAACGCAAGGCGGTGTACACTTTCCACGCTCGAGTCGCCGATCGCTGGCGCAACAAGCGCGGATTTCTCGCCGGCGACGCGGCGCACCTGATGCCGCCATTCGCCGGCCAAGGCATGAACGGCGGCATGAAGGACGCCGTCAATCTCGCTTGGAAGTTGGCGTCCGTGCTCAAGGGGCTCGCTGCGGAGACGATCCTCGATAGCTACGAGCTCGAACGCGCGCCGGTAGTACGCAAGATGGTCGAGGTGTCGCGCCGGCTCGGCTCGGTGATCATGCCAACCAGCCGAAGCACTGCCGCGCTGCGCGATGCAGTCTTCGTCTGCCTGAACATGTCGCGTGCCTTCCGCAACTTCATCGGCCGCGGCGGCGTGGTGCCTCCGCCGGCGGTCGGCCGCAGTGCGTTGACCGGGGCAGGGGGCGATGCCCTGGTCGGCCAGATGCTGCCACAGCCCGGCGTCAAAACGCCGGACGGCTCTTTCCCCCTCGACACGTTTCAGGCGTGCCATCAGTGGCTGGTGCTCGGCATCGGTGTCGATCCGGCGACGATGCTCTCCGCGCGCGACCTCGGCATCCTCGATGCGCTCGATGTCAGCTTTGTTTGCGTCAACGGCCGCAGCGAGAGACCGCGGACGCTCGAACTGCGGTGTGACGACCCCACTTTCGATGCCTGGGTGAAGCGCCACGCTGTGCACGCGGTGCTCGTACGCCCCGACCGTTTCATCGCCGATCGGCTCGATCCGAATGGACGCGATCTGCCGGTTCTCACCCCGTTCGCGCGGGCGCGCGGCATCACCGCGCCGCCGATCGCGGCCTGA
- a CDS encoding VOC family protein, translated as MSTNPLLKNGPGSIELPRSASPVVKANQLLYAHFERPDLEKAERYLIDFGLEVAARTESELFMRGTGSAPYIYRATRGRNARFLGIGLSVPKAEDLETLAGKLGSRVEGADGPGGGSVVHLRDPEGVAVHVHHGFIPSEPLPVRPQILHNAPSQTVRVNDTQRPKLEPPQVTKLGHLVLETPDFNRSVRWYMDAFGFIPSDVMCLADGTPVGSFTRLDRGNEPSDHHTIFVAMGMESNVDHVAFEVVDLDAVEMGQQVLMAKRYRHAWGVGRHLLGSQIFDYWRDPWGQKHEHYADGDLFDAAQPAGYHLMDRGGLYQWGPDLPDDFIDTRMTPGRLWRVLKLAIKDKARVKLLVALKNSMTNPGRHWQR; from the coding sequence ATGTCCACCAACCCGTTGCTCAAGAATGGTCCCGGCAGCATCGAACTGCCGCGCAGCGCCTCGCCCGTCGTGAAGGCGAACCAGCTTCTGTACGCGCACTTCGAGCGCCCCGATCTCGAAAAAGCGGAGCGCTACCTCATCGACTTCGGTCTCGAAGTTGCCGCGCGGACCGAGAGTGAACTGTTCATGCGTGGAACCGGGTCGGCGCCCTATATCTACCGTGCCACTCGGGGGCGCAACGCCCGCTTCCTCGGGATCGGGCTCTCGGTCCCGAAGGCCGAGGATCTCGAGACGCTGGCCGGGAAGCTCGGCAGCCGTGTCGAGGGCGCCGACGGGCCGGGAGGCGGCTCGGTCGTGCATCTGCGGGATCCGGAAGGCGTCGCGGTGCACGTTCATCACGGCTTCATCCCGAGCGAACCGTTGCCGGTCCGCCCGCAGATCCTGCACAACGCGCCCAGCCAGACTGTGCGCGTCAACGACACCCAGCGGCCGAAGCTCGAACCGCCACAGGTCACCAAGCTCGGCCATCTCGTGCTGGAGACGCCCGATTTCAATCGCAGTGTCCGCTGGTATATGGACGCGTTCGGCTTCATCCCGTCGGACGTGATGTGCCTTGCCGACGGCACGCCAGTGGGCTCGTTCACCCGCCTCGATCGCGGCAATGAGCCGAGCGATCACCACACGATCTTCGTTGCCATGGGGATGGAATCGAACGTCGACCATGTGGCGTTCGAGGTCGTGGATCTCGACGCCGTGGAGATGGGGCAGCAAGTGCTGATGGCCAAGCGCTATCGTCATGCTTGGGGCGTCGGTCGCCATCTGCTCGGTAGCCAGATCTTCGACTATTGGCGGGACCCCTGGGGCCAGAAGCACGAGCACTACGCCGACGGCGATCTGTTCGACGCGGCACAGCCGGCAGGCTATCACCTGATGGACCGAGGCGGCCTCTATCAGTGGGGGCCGGACCTGCCCGACGACTTCATCGACACCCGCATGACACCGGGACGGCTTTGGCGGGTGCTGAAGCTCGCGATCAAGGACAAGGCGCGGGTGAAGCTGCTGGTGGCGCTCAAGAACAGCATGACGAACCCGGGCCGCCATTGGCAGCGCTGA
- a CDS encoding acyl-CoA synthetase, with the protein MAVRDLSDIQRIEAEPLASRGLPRTTYEVFAASAKRWPDRKALSFFLTADTYQRASTWTYAELLAEITRAANALHDFGVSADHPVAYVLPNLPETHFTIWGGEAAGVVLAVNPLLEPDLIVEILRAAKVRVLVTLAPFPGAELWSKLAPHLSSLSELRVVALVDAMTYLGGAGGTAVEVAAASVPDAKFEIVDFRAAMQGQPADHLVAPRTITEHSVSSYFCTGGTTGAPKIAVRTHGNEIFDAWAAAQVFGEREEPRTYLCGLPLFHVNAQLATGLLPWMHGHHVLLATPEGYRGKNLIARFWEIAAHYHIATFSGVPTIYAALLEAPIGDNDISSLEYAICGAAPMPARLIEAFEAETGLKIVEGYGLTEGTCVSSLNPPEGKRHAGSIGLRLPHQQMRVVILNDAGRFLRMADVDEVGTIAIAGPNVFAGYLDPRHSKDLWIDIEGSRWLNTGDLGRQDGLGYFWLAGRRKELIIRGGHNIDPKLIEDALHKHPAVAMAAAVGSPDVYAGEVPVAYVQPKPGIAVSDHELMNFAETHIPERAAIPKHVRIMPSLPLTGIGKIFKPALQQREIEGVVRAQAANAGAIVDELWFERDPRFGQVVRVRASAGAAPLRAALERYAFRSDVLD; encoded by the coding sequence ATGGCGGTGCGAGATCTCAGCGATATTCAGAGGATCGAGGCGGAGCCTCTTGCCTCGCGAGGCTTGCCGCGGACGACCTATGAGGTGTTCGCGGCGAGCGCGAAACGCTGGCCCGATCGGAAGGCGCTGTCGTTCTTCCTGACCGCTGACACCTATCAGCGCGCTTCGACATGGACCTATGCGGAGCTCCTGGCGGAGATCACCCGCGCCGCGAACGCGCTTCACGACTTCGGCGTCAGCGCAGATCATCCGGTCGCTTATGTGCTGCCGAACCTTCCCGAAACCCACTTCACGATCTGGGGCGGGGAGGCGGCCGGGGTGGTGCTCGCGGTCAATCCGCTGCTCGAGCCTGATCTGATCGTCGAGATCCTTCGCGCGGCCAAAGTGCGGGTACTGGTAACGCTCGCGCCGTTTCCGGGCGCCGAGCTATGGAGCAAGCTTGCGCCGCACCTTTCGTCGCTCTCCGAGCTACGTGTGGTCGCGTTGGTCGACGCCATGACTTATCTTGGGGGCGCCGGGGGGACGGCGGTCGAGGTCGCAGCGGCGAGCGTGCCTGACGCCAAATTCGAAATCGTAGATTTCCGCGCGGCGATGCAGGGCCAGCCCGCCGATCACCTGGTCGCGCCGCGGACGATCACGGAACATTCCGTCTCGTCCTACTTCTGCACCGGTGGCACGACAGGCGCGCCGAAGATCGCGGTGCGCACACACGGCAACGAGATCTTCGATGCCTGGGCCGCGGCGCAAGTGTTCGGAGAGCGCGAGGAGCCGCGGACCTATTTATGCGGCCTGCCGCTGTTTCACGTCAACGCGCAGCTCGCCACCGGCCTATTGCCGTGGATGCACGGCCACCACGTACTGCTCGCGACTCCGGAAGGCTACCGCGGCAAGAACCTGATCGCGCGCTTCTGGGAGATAGCGGCGCACTATCACATTGCAACATTCTCCGGTGTGCCGACGATCTATGCCGCCTTGCTCGAGGCGCCGATCGGGGACAACGACATCTCCAGCCTCGAATACGCGATCTGCGGCGCGGCGCCGATGCCGGCCAGGCTGATCGAGGCGTTCGAAGCCGAGACGGGCCTCAAGATCGTCGAGGGTTATGGGCTGACCGAGGGCACTTGCGTCTCCTCTCTCAATCCGCCGGAGGGCAAACGCCACGCCGGGTCGATCGGCTTGCGCCTGCCACACCAGCAGATGCGTGTTGTCATCCTCAATGATGCCGGGCGCTTCCTGAGAATGGCTGATGTCGACGAGGTCGGAACGATCGCCATTGCCGGGCCCAACGTGTTCGCGGGTTATCTCGATCCGCGACACAGCAAGGATCTTTGGATCGACATCGAGGGATCACGTTGGCTCAACACCGGCGATCTCGGGCGACAGGATGGCCTGGGCTATTTCTGGCTGGCCGGCCGGCGCAAGGAGCTGATCATCAGGGGCGGGCACAACATCGATCCGAAGCTGATCGAAGATGCCCTCCACAAGCATCCTGCCGTGGCCATGGCGGCAGCGGTTGGCAGCCCCGATGTCTACGCTGGCGAGGTCCCGGTCGCCTATGTCCAGCCGAAGCCCGGTATTGCCGTTAGCGATCACGAACTGATGAACTTCGCTGAGACCCATATTCCCGAGCGGGCAGCAATCCCCAAACATGTGAGGATCATGCCGTCGCTGCCGCTGACGGGGATCGGCAAGATCTTCAAGCCGGCCCTGCAGCAACGCGAGATCGAGGGGGTGGTGCGGGCCCAGGCAGCAAACGCGGGCGCGATCGTCGACGAGCTTTGGTTCGAACGAGATCCTCGCTTCGGACAGGTCGTTCGAGTTCGTGCCAGCGCGGGTGCAGCGCCCCTGCGGGCGGCGCTGGAGCGTTATGCGTTCAGATCCGATGTGCTGGATTGA
- a CDS encoding alcohol dehydrogenase catalytic domain-containing protein, giving the protein MVTNTIGSSLMCVGPGGGFEVRQLPRRKPATGEIEVAVAAASVNPIDVRRAKGYGRRLLSLMGAGRFPMVLGNDVAGTVTAVGNNAGAFKVGDRVYGVKPPSVEGTHASHVLVKAGHVLPAPAGRDLQALAAVPYSFVTMWLAVRGSGLTRQNAGGKRVLVHGAAGGLGILALQMLSRWGAQPTAIARPPDFAACRQAGAAEVLDGSIKPFASLSRAFDATLNFAAWEDDLALLGCLRRDALGHATTVHPLLANFDELGWLRGALKTFSDKRRHRAALPEGTQNYAWTVFRPDASALQELRQSVEQQCDGLTIGLRTPLAGAAQAFDHVRNRQRGRALILPE; this is encoded by the coding sequence ATGGTAACGAATACGATAGGTAGCTCCCTGATGTGTGTCGGGCCGGGTGGTGGCTTCGAGGTCCGACAGCTTCCCCGGCGAAAGCCGGCGACCGGCGAGATCGAGGTCGCCGTCGCGGCGGCGTCGGTCAATCCCATCGATGTGCGGCGCGCGAAAGGATATGGCCGGCGGCTGTTGTCACTCATGGGAGCCGGCAGGTTTCCGATGGTGCTCGGTAATGATGTCGCAGGCACCGTGACCGCCGTCGGCAACAATGCCGGGGCGTTCAAGGTTGGTGATCGCGTCTATGGCGTGAAGCCGCCATCGGTCGAGGGGACCCATGCCAGCCACGTGCTGGTCAAGGCTGGGCATGTGCTGCCCGCGCCCGCGGGGCGGGATCTTCAGGCTCTCGCGGCTGTCCCCTACAGTTTCGTGACGATGTGGCTTGCGGTGCGCGGTTCGGGGTTGACACGGCAGAATGCCGGTGGAAAGCGCGTGCTCGTCCACGGCGCGGCTGGTGGCCTCGGGATACTCGCGCTGCAGATGCTGTCCAGATGGGGCGCGCAACCGACGGCGATCGCGCGTCCGCCGGATTTCGCGGCCTGCCGGCAGGCGGGGGCGGCTGAAGTGCTCGACGGCAGCATCAAGCCATTCGCGTCGCTGTCGCGGGCGTTCGATGCGACGCTCAATTTCGCTGCCTGGGAGGACGATCTTGCATTGCTCGGTTGCCTTCGCCGCGACGCGCTCGGCCATGCCACCACGGTGCACCCGTTGCTCGCGAATTTCGACGAACTCGGCTGGCTGCGTGGCGCCCTGAAGACGTTCTCCGACAAGCGGCGTCACCGGGCGGCCTTGCCGGAGGGTACGCAAAACTACGCCTGGACCGTCTTTCGGCCCGACGCCTCCGCGCTGCAGGAGTTGCGCCAGTCGGTCGAGCAGCAATGTGATGGTCTTACCATTGGCCTGCGAACGCCGCTGGCCGGTGCGGCCCAGGCCTTTGATCATGTCAGGAACCGGCAGCGCGGGCGTGCGCTGATCCTGCCCGAGTAA
- a CDS encoding CGNR zinc finger domain-containing protein, producing MTRRWCQSALCANREKTRACRERQKQ from the coding sequence GTGACGAGGCGATGGTGTCAATCAGCGCTTTGTGCAAATCGAGAAAAGACCCGAGCCTGCCGCGAACGGCAGAAGCAGTGA
- a CDS encoding nuclear transport factor 2 family protein gives MSNPDTDADLRARIQALEIRLAEHDDREAIRTLRCTYHEYVNQDRVAELADLFSENATVSYAGRPSVTGREAIRSFFINFPIKWARQFIHAHVVEIDGDRGRGYSHLDGRPVLNGKSIMVGGRFDDEYVRENGRWLFSKVVLTTWYMVPVEPGWEAAAATKPVQT, from the coding sequence ATGAGCAATCCAGACACGGATGCGGACTTGCGAGCAAGGATTCAGGCCTTGGAGATTCGGCTTGCCGAACATGACGATCGCGAGGCGATCCGCACGCTCCGCTGCACCTATCACGAATACGTCAACCAAGACCGGGTAGCTGAACTGGCAGATCTTTTCTCCGAAAATGCTACCGTTTCCTATGCCGGCCGACCATCCGTCACCGGCCGAGAGGCGATACGATCCTTCTTCATCAATTTTCCGATCAAGTGGGCGCGCCAGTTCATCCACGCGCATGTCGTCGAAATCGACGGCGACCGCGGCAGAGGCTATAGCCATCTTGACGGGCGGCCTGTCCTTAACGGCAAGAGCATCATGGTCGGCGGGCGCTTTGACGATGAATATGTCAGAGAGAATGGTCGTTGGCTGTTTTCAAAGGTCGTCCTGACCACCTGGTACATGGTTCCGGTCGAGCCGGGCTGGGAAGCCGCTGCCGCTACGAAGCCAGTGCAGACCTGA
- a CDS encoding SDR family NAD(P)-dependent oxidoreductase, whose protein sequence is MKQFEERIAVVTGAGSGIGRELAVACAERGMKLILADVDVDGLSATQDLIPSNVAVRTRQCDVSSVEAVQDLANFAFGEFGNVHLLFNNAGVAALGPVWSATPEDWKWVLGVNLLGVAYGIQSFLPRMMAAGQDGHIVNTSSGAGLTAVAGSGVYCASKHAVVALSEVLLKDLENAGSKLKVNVLCPSLVKTAIADSDRHRPAHLASANPNSAPFDRRVRAGMQASAVSAADVARITMQAICDDDFYILPHPAVRLRVEERLRDIIGDHRHHEPDNIITTTDGP, encoded by the coding sequence ATGAAGCAGTTCGAGGAAAGGATCGCCGTCGTCACGGGCGCCGGGAGCGGCATTGGCCGCGAATTGGCGGTCGCCTGTGCCGAACGCGGAATGAAACTGATTCTCGCCGACGTCGATGTCGACGGGCTTTCGGCCACGCAAGACCTGATTCCAAGCAACGTTGCCGTGCGCACGAGGCAGTGTGACGTCTCGAGCGTCGAAGCCGTTCAGGATCTCGCCAACTTCGCATTTGGAGAGTTCGGAAACGTTCACCTGCTCTTCAACAATGCAGGCGTCGCAGCGTTGGGCCCGGTCTGGTCCGCAACTCCCGAAGACTGGAAATGGGTGCTTGGCGTCAATCTGCTGGGAGTTGCCTATGGTATTCAAAGCTTCCTACCGCGGATGATGGCGGCGGGTCAGGACGGGCACATCGTCAATACGTCCTCGGGCGCGGGGTTGACCGCTGTAGCGGGGTCGGGAGTGTATTGCGCAAGCAAGCACGCGGTCGTCGCTTTATCCGAGGTCCTCTTGAAGGACCTCGAGAATGCCGGTTCGAAGCTGAAGGTCAACGTCTTGTGCCCATCCCTAGTCAAGACGGCCATCGCCGACTCTGACAGGCATCGGCCCGCGCATCTGGCCTCAGCAAACCCAAACAGTGCGCCGTTCGATCGGCGCGTCAGAGCAGGGATGCAGGCCTCCGCTGTCAGCGCCGCAGACGTTGCCAGGATAACAATGCAAGCCATTTGCGACGACGATTTCTACATCCTTCCGCATCCGGCGGTACGGCTCCGTGTCGAGGAGCGGCTCCGCGATATCATCGGCGATCACCGGCACCACGAGCCAGACAACATCATTACGACAACGGATGGACCATGA